Part of the Henckelia pumila isolate YLH828 chromosome 2, ASM3356847v2, whole genome shotgun sequence genome is shown below.
AAATTGGTTTAGTAACACAAAGTCTATAAAGTCTCAACCTAAATATAAGTGAACATCATATCactatttttttaatctaaagTTTCTATTAATCCAATAGATACTCTCAATAACTATTAAGTATTAGTGACTATCTTTCATCTGTTGTTAGTCCGTAAAAGTCGAGAGCCTCGCAACTGAGCACAGTTTCATTACGACCTCCGTAGCACAATGCTTCTTGATAGCCCTCGCTAATATGGCTAGAACACTCAAATATAGACAGATCTCAAAAAACTCTGTTGCACTTAGGTATGAGAATATCACGTCTATTTTAtcttatgtgtttaaattaaaaTGTTTTGCAACCAATATTttattgtgatttttatttataaattacataaataaaacacaataaaatatCGTTTTAATATGATCTTTTTAGACtttttaattttctaatttgCAATCATTTCTTCCAACCAATGTTTTCTTATGATTTACATTTATAAATtactttaataaaacatgaCAAAAGATCAATCTTACAAACTTGACTCGTGAGACTGTTTTACTCGAgttttgttttagttttgttCGAATTTTAATTAATCTATCGTATGTTCCGTTGCACGTGCACGTTTTCTAGTCAATTTTAAATATGACACACATTCGGTGGGGAATTTTTTTCATGGTAaaataaattcttttatttgatatagaaaattaaacCACGATGTAttaagttggatgtctaaatgCCGTGGAAACAAAATTTGTGCATGGAACTTTATAGGAAAACATTCATATTCTTTTACTTGTTTCTTGATAATAATCGAAGAAAGGAGTTTATTAAAAAAACGTTTGGTATCTTAATATtagtttttcttaatttttcacGTTAAGTATTGGTGTATATAATTTTGTTTGTTGCCTTTGTCAATTTTCCGCCTTCTACTTTGACTTATCCTTTGGTTTTGGGATGATGAATTTTGtgattcttttaaaaaaaaaaatacacccAAGGGATGATGATTGAAATTGAGGGTGGAGTTTGCATGTGATATTATCTGATTTTAATTTCATGATTTCGCCCAATAAAATACTGTTTAGTCATGGTCATCAAACCATGGCACGGTCAACAGTATACAAAGCATTCACGCAATTTCGTGTGCCCGCAATTGTAGGCTAGCTACTTTACTGATCTTTGCTTCTTGAATAACAATTATCTATGCACCAAATTTTGGCAAAGGTCAAATTTTATTgggaaataaatatttgttatGATGTAGCCATTCCTACTGTGATCTTGGAACGGGTTCGAGTAAATATAACGTTGCTGGTGATGCTGAAACACTTGTTTGTTGGATCAATTTATCCATTTTCGACGTCGCTTTAACACGACGCATGAAAAAGtataaaattataaacaaaGTTATGCCTTCTGGTCCCATACACAGAAGGCAAAGAGAGTGTGCTTCATATATTCTTATCATATGGGATCCAAATGTCTAGTGTTATCCTTGCACACAGAGAGTGTGTAAGCATAGCCATAGCAAAGAAACTAATGCAAATACTTAGAATAGTAAACAACAATATTTTAATAACGCTTTCAAATTTctcccaaaaatttcaaaacataatGAATCACGATGCATCAATGTGGCCCCCATATGGATAACGAACTCCATGTGTTGTATAAATAGATGTgtgtaaataaatttttttttttaaaaaagttgatTTAAAGAATGAACAGTTGGAAGGCTGAAAACACATTTATCGTATGAAGTTGTCCTGTCAAGACAAATCATGGTGGCGCAAAAAGAATACTCACATTTGTAAATGTAGGTAGCCGTTCCAAtctcgtaaaaaaaaaaaaggatgtcTTCTTGTTCTTCATCACTTCCATGCAACCGCGTCGATTTCGTCACGTGCAGACTTGTACAACTCAAGCCTCTTAGCTATAGTCTCCCTCTTCGCCATTAGAGATGGGTCTTCATCCAACATTTTCCCAAGTTGCTCCCTCTATaaatatttaagaaaaaaagaagactTAGTTTTATGACCATGTCATCATGTTTGTTGACGCACACCAACAATTTCCAGGGACATGGTCCTTAGACCACTTCGGACAGGTAATTACCACAACTCCCACTTAATAATATGCCATAAAATTCACTTACTTTGATCCTTATTGAACATTTGATATCAAATTACTTgctttaatttccttaattaaaAGTGTACAACTTTTCAAACTTCTCTCATGTGAGATTTAGGTATCACGGTAATGATGTATAAAGAGAAGAGAGCTTTCCACAACAAAGATATCATACCTCTCTCCTTCCTATTTGAGCGTAGAAATGATTAAGCAGCGATCTTTTAGCCTCCCTGACTTGGCAATGAACAACGGCCTTTGGAATAGTGTTCTTCAACGTATCACAAACCATATTAATATATGCAGACACATTCGAACCTGTTAACAATCAGAGCAGTTATGTacattcttcatcttctttcttAAGGAACTCAAGTGATTGTCAGCGAAGGAGGTCTCTACAGATACATACCGATTTTCCTTAGATGATTGTCAGCATAACGGTCTGCATTTGAAGTCGTGGGGTTCGTATTTTTCTCTGGTTCTGTTTGAAGTTTACGGAAGAACTCTACTGTGAGGTAAGAAGATTCCATTTCAACCAGCCGCAAAACAGTCTTGCGGCTTTCATCACGAAATCGCTCCAGTGCATCATTTGCAGCTGCCGCTATGTCAGATTGAAGTGTTGGGAATCGTTTCAATTCCTGCATACATAGATTTAAACTTATATATGATCGACTGTCAATCTCTTATAACTAAAGTACTTTTGTTTTGAATCTGGCTGGAGGTAATGAGTGTTCTAGGCAGTCTTGACAATGCGACAGATATTTACATCATTACTTGGCAAATCTAACTCACACAACAGTATGGAAACTAAACTTTCAACAGCTTATAAGAAAGAACAAATATACTTAACATCACATGACCCAAACCTCTACAGGCTGCAGATAAGCATCCCAACCAAGGAAATTCAGAGAACTAACTATATTCTTCCGAAGCTAAATTTGAACTTGCGACCTTTTAGAGCATGTATGCCACAACATGCAACTCGgggaaaaaagaagaagaatttccacAGTCAATTTTCTTACTAAAATCCATTTACCTCTGTTTCTGCAATCGACTTCCTCACCAGTTCTTTCAGTATTAAATGTACCTACAAAAACCAATTAAGAGAGAGACTAATACATTACTACAAGAAAATTACATTTGTCAACATCCTTTTAAGTGTATGTATATATGGTTATAAGGACATTAAATAAACTACTGTGtgctaaaaaaaattgaaaaacaaaTGTCAAACAAAGACAATTAACAAAATATCGGACCCCATCGACTGAAGCTTCAGCAGGACCCTTGAAAAAGCCAAGTGATCCATCGATCAGCCTTCTGTATCCTTGTTCAGGAGCAATCAAATGAGGCTGATAGCCATCTGCCTCTGAGATAACTTTTCTTACATTACTCTGTGAGAGATGGCGATCTAATGGAAGCTTTTTGAGAGCAGCTGGTAGTTGATGATCAAAGACACCATATATCCTAGATCCACCTGGCCTCCTGCAAAACATCTTTCTACATATCAGTAATCTCGCATAAAATTGCAAAAAGTGGACATATCAACATTGTCATGTCCCAAGTCCGTTGGAGCTGAGcagaagaaaataatttttttgtctcAACAGTTTGATGCATATGATCATAAtcatacaaataaaaaataacagaAAACAACTGTGTTTGAGCATTACCCGCCATCCAAATGTTCCTTAAATATGCGATCAAATGCTCGGCACATTTCCAAAATTGTGTACAATTGTGCCTGTAGATAGACATAAAACTCTTAAAACTGAAAACAATTTTAGAACCTCATCATGATCACTTTCAGCTTTTTATTTAGACAAAAACATTACCCCACCATCAGTTGCAATGGGCCTGCCAATACGGTCCAACTCTGTATTGAGTTCATCAATAGTCTTGTTTATCAAGGCAATAATGCTGGGAATGCGCTGCCTTATAACAGTCTCCAAATGCTAATGCAGCCAAAATATTCATATATTGTCAAAAAGTATTCGATAGCCCAGCCAATAGCTAAATGGTtgcattttcataaaataatcaAGCTAAAAAATAGAGTTCAGCCTGGGGTTAACTTACCTGAGACAAAAGCTTTGCCAGATATTCTGATCCCATTTTGTGAGCAAGATGCCCATATTCTGGGCTTGATTCAAAATATTCCCTTTCTTTTTGGCGAGCATAATTCATGTCAACAttcttattgatatcagcttgtgAACGGTTCACTATTCCAACCCATGGATGCTGGAGCCTGTAAGCTCTACCCTCGAGTACCTAAAGAAgttcaaattaaatttgaaagttaAATAGAGGAAACATTGCAGAGCATGAAAAATTTCGAAAGCAAATGTATTATGGTTCAATAAGATTGATATTCAGTAAATTCCAATGCCAAGTGCAATGTACGACCACTAATGAAACTGGAAAGAACACATACATCTTGTGCATTGGTTCCTTTGTCCATTAGATCAAGTTTAGTCAGAACACCGAACGTCCTTTCACCTAAAAATGCAAATCTAAGGAGTCATCATTTTGGCCATTATGGAAATTTATAAGATAAACAAGGGCGACGCAAATTTATGAGAGAGAGTCTAAATAGGACCTGTTGGATCAACTTCTTTAGCAAGTTTTATGGCATCAGAAGTGGCTATATCTTGATTAGCTGGAGAGATGGCCAAAATGATGCAATTTGGCtgaaacataaaatattataaatattagtgAAATAAAGAATGAGGGAAAGGGAATCCAGATGCCAATACTTGTCATTACACACAATGATGCTTTAAAAAGCAATGCAAGTGGTAAATGGGCCAAATCAATCCAGGAAACAAGACAAGGATAACAATACAGGAACAAAATCAGATTTTGAAAGTTGAAATGCTAATATTTATACCTTTTCAACATAGGAGCGAACCATCATTTCAATATCCTCAACAATACTTTCAAGCTGTCCCTCTGGAAGAATTGAAGAAATGTAAGAATTTTATCTTTCCAGTAACTACTTACAAACGTTATTTCAAAAGGCACATTATTTCCATGATATGTACCTAGATTAAAATAATGGTTGGATTCTCACCTACAGCTACCTTCGTCAATCCAGGAAGATCGATGAGTGTCAGGTTCACAACTGCAAGGATAACATATCCACATGATATTCAAtggaaaaatataaaaaactgAAGAGGTAAAAATGTGTCATGTGCTTGCGGGTCCAGATGAGTCGAGAAGGaatgaaaaaataatgaaaattaacCATCCTATGTTTGCAATGCCAGTAAATTAGAGAAGAATTTGATGGTACTACAAACATATCTCCTGTAGAAGTTTGATGGCCATTAATCTTGTATATAGGCTAGGTATTGAACTTATAAAGAAGCTGAATTGCGTGATCATATAAGTTAACAAGATTCTCGTAATGCCTAACCAACATCACAGGATCTGTTTTAGATCTTGATAAAAACACCAGCTATCGAGAAAAAAATGTAAAAGAACTCCTAGAAGAAACAATGAGACGAGTAATAAAAATAACTATTCTGCAACGCTCAAGAAGTAATCAAGGAGAAGGGCAGAGACAAACCACTTGGAGAATATATGCTGAGGTGAATAGGCACATTAGATATTTGCTTAGATTTCCCTGTTATACGATCTGTCTCATCTGCTATTTCCTTTCGCACAGCAGCTGCGCTATCCCAAAATGCATAAAAATTGCGGGATTGAAATGTTTATGCCATCAAAACAAGTCAAGATGAACCAgcagaacaaaacatatcatTCATTACCCAGAGGAAATTGTAAGAAACAAAACTCCTTTCATCAAGATTTGAAAACactttaaaaaagaaaaatcttGTCCCCCAATATCTATAGAGTCTGAGCATGGAACGGAACATCAATTGGCATCAATATAGCAGTTTGATAAGAGTTCGCAAAGTGGCTCAGGGTGGAGTCAAATCTCAAGGCTCTATCATTCATCACGTTGAGTTTAGTAGAATACTCTATATGTGTTATAATACAACCTATGCAGTAAAACAAAATTAGCAAACTTAAGCTTGTCTAGAACAAGGAACTCAGATTGACACTAGCCTCAGCATAGATTCAAGGTATATCAAACTAGTCAAAAAAAATGAATGATTCCCATATCCTATCACTCAGATAGTGCTTCTTTCTCTTCTGAAGTCTTATTCTTTGAAGAAAGAAACTGATGTGAAAATGTTAATATACAAAAAGTATGTCATGTTCCAATTTTGATGTCATGAACATTAATTGCATTGCTACAAACAGCACAAGGTTCATGGAGTCTATAACGTGTAGACAGTTAAAGTGGATGCAGAAGCACTGACAATAACATTTGCAAGACGCCATTATGCAATTCATCATTCTTAGAGGCACTTTGTACTAAATTAAAAGGTTTCCATTACTGGGAAGCAATGAATTCCTGGTTATGAGGTtacgaaacatttattttacttaaacTCTAAGTAGTCTACTCACTACTGGCATTCAGAAAGTTGGAAATGTTCTAGCAATCAAAGAGAGGAAATAAACTTAGAAAATCTTCCATACCAAAGTCTGTAAATTTCTTCTTTGGTGCATGTAAAAACTCGGCATACTCTGCCCCTCCCTCCGTTTTATGGAGTTGCAACACCAAGGGCCTCCTTGTAACAATGCCTTAAAAGTAAAGAAGATGATAATAAGAACAGATAACAGCAGGCTCCCAGTAAGTATGACTGATAACTGCATTTGTAGCTTTAGGACACCCAAACTctatacttttaatgattaaaataaaataatttgtaCTGAACCAGGTCTGGATACAAAAAGCCATTTAAAATCTTGGGTCAACCATGTGCAAAGAATGCTTAAATGTGGGGTTCTATGTCCAGAAACCTTCAAAACCAAATCTAATCTTATAAAATACTGTGTCAAAATAATACTTGGTAAGTTAAACCCGACTTATAAAAATAAAGCCAATCATGCAATTTTTCATTCTCTAATAGGCAATAAGACACACAAGTATGAGTAAATCGCACGCATTACAATCATGAAAAATGAATAAAAGTATGGGCAAATTACCAGATCCCCGAGGCAGAAAATCTCTCCCCACCACGCTTTCCAACACCGATGATTTACCCGAACTCTATAATATATTGAATTAAAAGGaagagcaaataaaataaaaaaaaaattatggaaaTGAGGAAGAATGAGAAATGACCTGGCCACCAACAACGGCGACTGACGGAAGGGCTTCCCAAAGAGACATGCCTTCGCCGCCATGATCGCCTAAAACAGTGCATGCTCTTTGGATTCTGTTCACTAGACCGATCAGACTCTCCATTGTCGCCATTTCTCGAGATCTGAAAATGCAATAAATTTGTTGGTAGGAATGGATCTGCGATCCgcgatctttttttttttatgcgaaaatgaaagaaaaacaaTATGAGAGAGAAGTAAACGGAAAAAACGGTCGAGTGCGTGACGTGGATTTATATTGCCTAATTCaagtttattttttatttcaaaattaatttttcagtCGTTTATTTAATCTTTTCCTATTAATATTGCTACTATGCATAATACAAGAACATAGGAACTAATTTGCTCAAAAAAACATAGGAACTAATttgctcaaaaaaaaaataacacatGAACTAATTATATATTGAGTCATAGCgtaatttgaatttttcttaACACTCTTCTCATATCAAACTAATCATATGATTTTACCTTTTTATAATTGCAGTTGACTATACATTTTATTTCTCTCCTAacatttttatttcaaaaattaatatatttgattttaaaattttgaataaaaaatattcattctttattttttttacgaaACATATGCATTATGTGTCACGGTttgctaataataataataattgcacGTTACACTATGaatgtttttcttaaatttttaataaataataatacgtTTCATGTTTCATGTTAATTACAATGAGAATTTTTCTCAGGACAAAAATGCTTTACTCGAACTCGCTTCCTTACTGAAAATACACCAAACCACTTTGTTCCGGATCACGTTGGTTTTCAAAATTACATTTGACAAAATTCATGAATGAATGTAATCTCGTAAATAATTTTAGAAGTATCCGAAAATAGTGTTGGGATCAACAATTCACTCATTCAGATTTGAGAGAGAGATTTGCTCCCAGAAATCAAGAGAACGAAAGCCGGAAGAAACGAGGGGAAATGGGGAtggaggaaaaaaaaaaaaaaagttcatgCAATTAACTTCACTGTTCTATACTTACTACTAGTAAACATATGCACACGATGAGtgcatataaattaaatttttatctaAACTATAGTTTTATATTTGTGCATaacaaattttaatatgaaatataataaggtttgagtaatttatatttaatattatgttttttgttattaatttattattatttattttatttaaaaaaaattatggtaGTTATGGGATAAGGATATTGAAACGATTACTACtaataataaatgcggaaatttttttttttatattaattaaaatatatgtacacacatgctcatacatatatgcacagaaaaaaaatagatttaaaaataaatatcttaaataaaaaaaaacaacatttaataaattaaatgtctgagtcatgcattaaataaaaatattattctaaacaattaaataaaagtttgcatgcactgaaaatgaataaaaagaacaacatgtttaatatttcataaagacataatcataaaaaaactcagacgacggccgcgggggatcactgcatgtccgctcataggtcctcgcctccggtgggtactacgtcctctacgtactcacctgcaccatatcaaggtagtgagcctagaggtcCAACAttctaacataacaagggtttaaaataatttaaatcactttaatactaatacataacatatacatgaatgagcatgcttaaaataatatcatgacataacataacttaaattaaacttgaatatcataataatacataaacattgttgagcaaagtattttctaacatcgcatggttgtatccatagtgtaaccttaaatcatacattaaatactgatcagcgtggaaaccaacgtacgtggcggtgacgaatcacctcttaaattggcagtaaactgcccttcaatagttcacatatgaggacgagtcccccttaaattgtcacactacttcaacttccaacataaaatattttcttttgttcaaccttaaacattaaatcatgcataaaaattatttcatgaatgcatgtacttaaataaaatatgtgtccttcatatatatttaatttaatttcatactaacatataaatataaaaaaataacttccatgcataaaaataattaaatatatattcaggacacatgcaatttctcatgggttgtgctgaactgctggccctaacactcaaacccattttcttaaattctggcccattaacattgaGACTGGCCgtttaacatacttaagcccaataatgcgtattctaagcccaataattaGTTAAAACCCATTAAGACATTCCTGGCTCAATAACAACTTATTCTGGctcaatgggcccaaaagcccaaagactggcccaataacttccatgggccccaaggcccataaaaattagtggactcacttaattaattattcaagcccaaaaataattaaactcaacccaaaataattaaatggagcccaaataaatttttgagatttaattaggcccattaaacacttaattaaacttaaacttaaaaataaaaatacccgagcccgactaacttgacCCGGACTCGGACTgaaacgacccactgtatcaagacgggtcttttcagcgtgcttatgtcctcactcacacgcaccctgaaaaactttccaagaggtcacccatcctataattgccccaagtcaagcacgcttaactttggagttcttatgtgatgagcttccgaaaagaagatgcaccttcttgatatgagtagcacatatgaaaccttttaagccctcctcaactatgtagtctcatacctacacagtctcagaatcccccctcattccggcacgggatcggttcattcatgtctccctccaccTAGAAGCCTactaggagccgctcattgtccgtgcaacctcttggcaccggcgatcactccctgcctcttcagccccgggcgtcacacggACCAACCCGACTTGACCCACTACtatccagacccgacccaggcccttgacccgacccggaatcAACCCTAACCCTTAACccgaaccccccccccccccgcttTCCCTACAGCCcgcggccgcgagcagcagcccttctagggctgctgccgccctgctccggccgcccctggccggagccctgccgcacagacgtagcccacgtctgggcggttcgaacctagcccatGCCCAGACCCTATGCACCCTAGCCACCGAACCCGAGCCCCCTTCCACGAAGCCCTAACCTGTGTCCCCCCCTTGGTCGATCGCCTGTTGGCTCCAAGTCTgtgctcgtttggctcgagccactcgagcctagACCCATCTTAGACCCCTTA
Proteins encoded:
- the LOC140880130 gene encoding phragmoplastin DRP1C, with translation MATMESLIGLVNRIQRACTVLGDHGGEGMSLWEALPSVAVVGGQSSGKSSVLESVVGRDFLPRGSGIVTRRPLVLQLHKTEGGAEYAEFLHAPKKKFTDFAAVRKEIADETDRITGKSKQISNVPIHLSIYSPSVVNLTLIDLPGLTKVAVEGQLESIVEDIEMMVRSYVEKPNCIILAISPANQDIATSDAIKLAKEVDPTGERTFGVLTKLDLMDKGTNAQDVLEGRAYRLQHPWVGIVNRSQADINKNVDMNYARQKEREYFESSPEYGHLAHKMGSEYLAKLLSQHLETVIRQRIPSIIALINKTIDELNTELDRIGRPIATDGGAQLYTILEMCRAFDRIFKEHLDGGRPGGSRIYGVFDHQLPAALKKLPLDRHLSQSNVRKVISEADGYQPHLIAPEQGYRRLIDGSLGFFKGPAEASVDGVHLILKELVRKSIAETEELKRFPTLQSDIAAAANDALERFRDESRKTVLRLVEMESSYLTVEFFRKLQTEPEKNTNPTTSNADRYADNHLRKIGSNVSAYINMVCDTLKNTIPKAVVHCQVREAKRSLLNHFYAQIGRREREQLGKMLDEDPSLMAKRETIAKRLELYKSARDEIDAVAWK